A single Mercenaria mercenaria strain notata chromosome 9, MADL_Memer_1, whole genome shotgun sequence DNA region contains:
- the LOC128559696 gene encoding uncharacterized protein LOC128559696, whose product MDERMETMIQDKVQQAFTMHKTDMLSEMESMFNKISENSNSSQLNKISGIVKSSVGQKFKRKSNEEQFKINESISLKLDEASESNNLQEARSKIAEAKTMITHRQKLIRLADSSELGWKLVNEYESNPLASDSDDEKRIYKAEARANRKARAEKVKRRSQFRTAPYRRIEPSRIDQSPRNKTKVSKIQDVCQGYVLLAENQVIGRDHKNAQ is encoded by the exons ATGGACGAAAGAATGGAGACTATGATACAGGATAAAGTTCAGCAGGCATTTACGATGCATAAAACAGATATGTTATCGGAGATGGAATCCATGTTCAATAAGATAAGTGAAAATTCTAACAGTTCTCAGTTAAATAAAATATCTGGTATTGTGAAGTCGTCAGTTGGACAAAAATTTAAGAGAAAAAGCAATGaggaacaatttaaaattaatgaaagtaTTTCATTAAAGCTAGATGAAGCATCTGAATCCAACAATTTGCAAGAGGCACGCTCAAAAATCGCGGAAG cGAAGACCATGATAACACACAGACAAAAGCTGATAAGATTGGCCGATTCGTCCGAGCTAGGATGGAAACTCGTAAATGAATATGAGTCAAACCCTCTAGCCAGTGATTCGGACGACGAAAAGCGTATATACAAAGCAGAGGCACGGGCCAACCGTAAAGCTAGAGCGGAAAAGGTTAAGAGACGATCCCAGTTTAGGACAGCACCTTATCGCAGGATCGAGCCTAGCAGAATTGATCAAAGCCCACGAAACAAAACCAAAGTCAGCAAAATTCAAGACGTTTGCCAGGGTTATGTTTTGCTTGCGGAAAACCAGGTCATTGGAAGGGATCACAAGAATGCCCAATGA
- the LOC123548011 gene encoding uncharacterized protein LOC123548011 translates to MEQQNLTNLIHTTFHQMDSENIYTGTYLKIARLTYLFQQIKYKMSSAIEECCLQFPSHIFQRMKSRILSKWFIVQDKCGDFIGPSQCDASTEIIIESPMRCEDARDVIYLLLKHAHHILLQSIPVIDIAVTE, encoded by the exons ATGGAGCAGCAGAATTTAACCAATTTAATACATACTACTTTCCATCAAATGGATAGCGAG AATATATACACGGGCACATACTTAAAGATCGCAAGACTGACCTATCTGTTTCAGCAGATTAAGTACAAAATGTCGTCTGCAATAGAAGAATGCTGCTTACAGTTCCCGAGTCACATCTTCCAGAGAATGAAAAGCAGAATTCTTAGCAAATGGTTTATAGTCCAAGACAAGTGTGGCGATTTCATTGGTCCCTCACAATGTGACGCAAGCACTGAAATAATCATTGAATCACCAATGAGATGTGAGGACGCACGTGACGTCATTTATCTCTTACTGAAACACGCGCATCACATTTTGCTACAGTCTATTCCTGTTATAGACATTGCTGTTAcggaataa